Proteins encoded within one genomic window of Mycolicibacterium aubagnense:
- a CDS encoding crotonase/enoyl-CoA hydratase family protein: MSTVTYAVTDAVATITLDDGKVNVLSPTMQENIHAALDQAEQAAATGAVKSIVLAGNNRVLSAGFDLAIFGSGDAAAGFAMLRDGIELMVRLLRFPVPVVVAATGPAVAGGSFLLCSGDHRVGSEKTRCQANEVAIGMTVPQSCIEILRMRLTNSAFQRAVGLAATFTGEDARAGGWLDEIVAPENVLSRAQEVAAGFAATLHTQHHLASKLKARADALAAIQGGLDGLAAEFGG, translated from the coding sequence ATGAGCACCGTCACCTACGCCGTGACCGATGCAGTCGCCACCATCACGCTGGACGACGGCAAGGTCAACGTCCTGAGCCCGACGATGCAGGAGAACATCCACGCCGCGCTGGACCAGGCCGAGCAGGCCGCGGCGACCGGAGCGGTCAAGTCGATCGTCCTGGCCGGCAACAACCGGGTCCTCAGTGCGGGTTTCGACCTTGCGATCTTCGGCTCGGGGGACGCGGCGGCCGGATTCGCCATGCTGCGCGACGGTATCGAACTGATGGTCCGGCTCCTGCGTTTCCCCGTTCCCGTGGTGGTCGCGGCCACCGGGCCGGCCGTCGCCGGCGGATCGTTCCTGCTGTGCTCGGGTGATCACCGGGTCGGTTCGGAGAAGACCCGCTGTCAGGCCAACGAGGTGGCCATCGGTATGACGGTGCCGCAGTCCTGCATCGAAATCCTCCGCATGCGATTGACCAATTCGGCCTTCCAGCGCGCGGTCGGTCTGGCCGCGACGTTCACCGGCGAGGACGCGCGCGCCGGCGGCTGGTTGGACGAGATCGTGGCGCCGGAGAACGTGCTGAGCCGCGCTCAGGAGGTGGCCGCCGGATTCGCCGCGACCTTGCACACCCAGCATCACCTGGCCAGCAAGCTCAAGGCCCGAGCTGACGCGCTGGCCGCGATCCAGGGCGGCCTCGACGGCCTGGCCGCCGAGTTCGGCGGGTAA
- the rpmG gene encoding 50S ribosomal protein L33 yields MASSTDVRPKITLACEVCKHRNYITKKNRRNDPDRLEIKKFCPNCGTHQPHKESR; encoded by the coding sequence GTGGCGTCGAGTACCGACGTACGGCCGAAGATCACCTTGGCCTGCGAGGTGTGCAAGCACCGTAATTACATCACCAAGAAGAACCGTCGTAACGACCCGGATCGTCTTGAGATCAAGAAGTTCTGCCCGAACTGCGGCACCCACCAGCCGCACAAAGAGTCGCGTTAG
- the recC gene encoding exodeoxyribonuclease V subunit gamma has product MALHLHRAEDTGALATGLGALLAEPLADPFASELVLVSARGMERWLSQQLSHVLGHGAAADGVCAGIEFRSPASLLAEITGTVDSNPWDPDAMVWPLLEVLDDLGTDHRWADTLAAHLGYTELGSPEETQLRQGRRYAVARRLAGLFDTYAKARPAMLADWLDGGSADGAGGHLDDDLRWQPHLWRATADRIAADPPPMRQAKTVARLRHSPSELPARLSLFGHTRLPAADLELLGALATHHELHLWLPHPSDPLWQELSDLHGQEARRDDTSRLRVGHPLLQTLGRDLRELQRGLPAAQTDRFHARAGFPDTLLGWLQSDISADDVRPAQRHLTKDDRSIQIHRCHGAARQIDVLRDVLLGLLDDDETLQPRDILVMCPDIDTYAPLITAAFGAGEHADLSHPAQGLRVRLADRALTQTNPLLGVLAELLDIADGRATASSVLSLAHGDPVRRRFGFGDDDLVTITEWVGAAGIRWGFDAPHRSTYDLQRYPQNTWQFGVDRLLVGAAMSDDSQGWLGTALPLDDVDSNRVELAGRLAEYVQRLRGVVDRLAGAQPLDGWVEVLRDGIAQLTRVGLDEQWQQAQLDRELTRVLTHAGSRSGTTLRLPDVRSLLRRQLAGRPTRANFRTGTLTVCTMVPMRSVPHRVVCLVGLDDGVFPRTNIADGDDVLARHPLTGERDIRSEDRQLLLDAICSATDTLVITYTGTDEHSGEHRPPAVPVQELLDAVENTSARTVDQTESVRDHIVADHPLQPFDIRTVSAAPDGLVPDRPFTYDPAALRGARAVLGERRPKPRLIDGPLDQSPCGDVELAELLRFFANPVRGFFRALDYTLPWDADEVSDEMPVAIDGLGKWAVGERMLDDLKIGREPDFVIGAEWRRGTLPPGHLGWRQAREIRGEAIELATAARTLQRGEPSALDIDVDLGEGRRLTGTVAPLWQDRTVTVTYSKLGAKHRLQAWVTLVALAAGAPEREWEAYCIGRGPRNTMAAMAYQPPEQPLPVLRDLVAIYDAGRCEPLPLPLKTSLEWARARQFDDPVPERGAESEWRWEKDGAEYVEVWGPGAPMHVLLDPPRSDEVAVPGENTRLGAYASRLWRPLLDAERRI; this is encoded by the coding sequence ATGGCGCTACATCTGCACCGAGCCGAGGACACCGGCGCGCTGGCCACCGGGCTCGGTGCGCTCCTCGCCGAACCGTTGGCGGATCCGTTCGCCTCCGAGCTGGTACTGGTGTCCGCCCGCGGCATGGAGCGCTGGCTCAGCCAGCAGCTGTCTCATGTGCTCGGCCACGGCGCAGCCGCCGACGGCGTCTGTGCGGGCATCGAATTCCGCTCCCCCGCATCACTTCTCGCCGAGATCACCGGGACCGTCGACAGCAACCCATGGGACCCAGACGCCATGGTGTGGCCACTGCTCGAAGTGCTCGACGACCTCGGTACGGACCACCGCTGGGCAGACACCCTCGCCGCGCACCTGGGCTACACCGAACTGGGCAGCCCCGAGGAGACCCAGCTGCGGCAGGGCCGTCGTTACGCGGTGGCCCGGCGGCTGGCGGGTCTGTTCGACACCTATGCCAAGGCCCGGCCGGCGATGCTCGCGGACTGGCTGGACGGCGGCAGTGCCGATGGCGCGGGCGGCCATCTGGACGACGACCTGCGCTGGCAACCGCACCTGTGGCGCGCGACGGCCGACCGAATCGCCGCCGACCCACCTCCCATGCGACAGGCGAAAACGGTTGCTCGCCTTCGTCATTCACCGTCCGAACTGCCGGCCCGCTTGTCCTTGTTCGGCCACACCCGGTTGCCTGCGGCCGACCTCGAACTACTCGGAGCACTGGCCACCCACCACGAGCTGCACCTGTGGCTGCCGCACCCCAGCGACCCGTTGTGGCAGGAGCTGTCCGACCTGCACGGGCAGGAGGCCCGACGCGACGACACCAGCCGGCTGCGGGTCGGGCATCCGCTGCTGCAGACGCTGGGCCGCGATCTGCGGGAGCTGCAACGCGGCCTGCCCGCCGCGCAGACCGATCGGTTCCATGCCCGCGCCGGATTTCCGGACACGCTGTTGGGCTGGCTGCAGTCCGACATCTCGGCCGACGACGTGCGGCCCGCGCAGCGGCACCTCACGAAGGACGACCGCTCCATCCAGATCCATCGCTGTCACGGTGCGGCACGGCAGATCGACGTCTTGCGCGACGTCCTGCTCGGTCTGCTCGACGACGACGAGACCCTGCAGCCGCGCGACATCCTGGTGATGTGCCCGGACATCGACACCTACGCACCGCTGATCACCGCCGCGTTCGGGGCGGGTGAGCATGCCGACCTCAGCCATCCGGCCCAGGGTCTGCGAGTCCGGTTGGCCGACCGCGCGCTCACCCAGACCAATCCACTGCTGGGCGTGCTCGCCGAACTACTCGACATCGCCGACGGCCGGGCCACCGCCAGTTCGGTGCTGAGCCTGGCGCATGGCGACCCGGTCCGCCGCCGTTTCGGGTTTGGCGACGACGACCTGGTGACGATCACCGAATGGGTTGGCGCAGCGGGTATTCGGTGGGGTTTCGACGCGCCGCACCGCAGTACCTACGACCTGCAGCGGTACCCGCAGAACACCTGGCAGTTCGGTGTCGACCGGCTGCTCGTCGGCGCTGCCATGTCCGACGATTCGCAGGGCTGGCTGGGCACCGCCTTGCCGCTCGACGACGTCGATTCGAACCGGGTCGAACTGGCGGGCCGGCTGGCGGAGTACGTGCAGCGGTTGCGCGGCGTCGTCGACCGCCTGGCCGGCGCGCAGCCGCTGGACGGCTGGGTCGAGGTGCTGCGGGACGGCATCGCGCAGCTCACCCGGGTCGGCCTCGACGAGCAATGGCAGCAGGCGCAGCTGGACCGTGAACTGACAAGAGTGTTGACGCATGCGGGGTCTCGGTCCGGCACGACGTTGCGGCTGCCCGATGTCCGCTCGCTGCTGCGCCGGCAACTGGCGGGCCGCCCGACCCGCGCCAACTTCCGCACCGGCACGCTGACGGTGTGCACCATGGTCCCGATGCGCTCGGTGCCACACCGCGTGGTGTGCCTGGTCGGGCTCGACGACGGCGTCTTCCCGCGCACCAACATCGCCGACGGGGACGACGTCCTGGCCCGTCACCCGCTGACCGGGGAACGCGACATCCGTTCCGAGGACCGGCAATTGCTGCTCGACGCCATCTGCTCGGCCACCGACACCCTGGTCATCACGTACACCGGTACCGACGAGCACTCCGGTGAGCACCGTCCACCCGCGGTCCCCGTGCAGGAGTTGCTCGATGCGGTGGAGAACACCTCAGCCCGGACCGTCGACCAGACTGAATCCGTCCGCGACCACATCGTGGCCGATCACCCGTTGCAGCCCTTCGATATTCGCACCGTCAGTGCCGCGCCTGATGGGCTGGTGCCGGACCGGCCGTTCACCTACGACCCGGCCGCGCTGCGCGGGGCCAGGGCGGTCCTCGGGGAACGCCGGCCGAAGCCGCGGCTGATCGACGGTCCGCTGGACCAGTCACCGTGCGGCGACGTCGAGCTGGCCGAGCTGCTGCGGTTCTTCGCGAACCCCGTCCGGGGCTTTTTCCGGGCGCTGGACTACACACTGCCGTGGGACGCCGACGAAGTGTCCGACGAAATGCCGGTCGCCATCGACGGCCTCGGCAAGTGGGCGGTCGGGGAACGGATGCTCGACGACCTGAAGATCGGCCGGGAACCCGACTTCGTCATCGGCGCGGAATGGCGGCGCGGCACGCTGCCGCCGGGACACCTCGGCTGGCGTCAGGCCAGGGAAATCCGTGGCGAGGCAATCGAACTGGCGACTGCCGCGCGGACGCTGCAGCGGGGCGAGCCGAGCGCGTTGGACATCGATGTGGACCTGGGCGAGGGCCGCAGACTCACCGGCACCGTCGCCCCGCTGTGGCAGGACCGCACCGTGACGGTCACGTATTCGAAGCTGGGAGCCAAGCACCGACTGCAGGCCTGGGTCACCCTCGTTGCGCTGGCCGCGGGCGCGCCGGAGCGGGAGTGGGAGGCGTACTGCATCGGCCGCGGTCCACGGAACACCATGGCGGCCATGGCGTATCAGCCACCGGAGCAACCACTGCCGGTGCTGCGCGACCTGGTGGCGATCTACGACGCCGGCCGGTGCGAACCGCTGCCGCTGCCGCTCAAGACATCGCTGGAATGGGCGCGCGCGCGGCAATTCGACGATCCGGTACCGGAGCGGGGCGCCGAGTCGGAATGGCGCTGGGAGAAGGACGGCGCCGAGTACGTCGAGGTATGGGGACCGGGCGCGCCGATGCACGTTCTGCTCGATCCGCCGCGGTCCGACGAGGTCGCCGTACCCGGGGAGAACACGCGCCTCGGGGCCTACGCGTCCCGGCTGTGGCGGCCGCTGCTCGATGCGGAACGGCGGATCTGA
- the hadC gene encoding (3R)-hydroxyacyl-ACP dehydratase subunit HadC, which produces MPVNPDILGIVHKYPQVFTVGREQVRQYAKAVKSDHPASMDEAAAAELGHDTLVAGPTFVSIVALLVQQDFFRVVDVGMETMQIIQVDQKFVYHRPIKVGDRLHATVEIISVEHRFGADIVQTRNTLTDDDGGVIMEAFTTLMGHEGDNSVSVRYDRETGQVLRSAAGAD; this is translated from the coding sequence ATGCCGGTGAATCCCGACATCCTGGGCATCGTCCACAAGTACCCCCAGGTGTTCACGGTGGGGCGCGAGCAGGTCCGGCAGTACGCCAAGGCGGTCAAGTCGGATCATCCGGCGTCGATGGACGAAGCGGCTGCGGCCGAACTCGGCCACGACACCCTCGTCGCCGGTCCGACGTTCGTGTCGATCGTCGCGCTGCTGGTCCAGCAGGACTTCTTCCGCGTCGTCGATGTCGGCATGGAGACCATGCAGATCATCCAGGTAGATCAGAAGTTCGTGTACCACCGCCCGATCAAGGTCGGTGACCGGCTGCATGCGACCGTCGAGATCATCTCCGTCGAGCACCGGTTCGGCGCCGACATCGTGCAGACCCGCAACACGCTCACCGATGACGACGGCGGGGTCATCATGGAGGCCTTCACCACGTTGATGGGCCACGAGGGCGACAATTCGGTGTCGGTGCGCTATGACCGCGAGACCGGGCAGGTGCTGCGCTCGGCCGCCGGAGCGGATTAG
- the secE gene encoding preprotein translocase subunit SecE has protein sequence MSDERDSAGSAGAGTDAGTDAGESESPGQTAVVTRPARPTGKRARRAVEVDEAESDIESGDVDSDAEDSAADADKKAKPKKAAKSKKTGPTRNPFVFVWNYLKQVVAELRKVIWPNRKQMVGYTTVVLVFLVFMVALIGGVDFGLAKLVMWVFG, from the coding sequence GTGAGCGACGAGCGCGATAGTGCCGGCTCCGCAGGCGCCGGTACTGATGCGGGCACCGACGCGGGCGAAAGCGAGTCGCCGGGCCAGACCGCAGTTGTGACGCGCCCCGCGCGTCCGACCGGAAAGCGGGCGCGGCGGGCCGTCGAGGTCGACGAAGCCGAGTCGGATATCGAATCCGGCGACGTGGACTCCGACGCCGAAGACAGTGCGGCCGACGCTGACAAGAAGGCCAAGCCGAAGAAGGCTGCAAAGTCCAAGAAGACGGGCCCCACTCGGAACCCCTTCGTGTTCGTCTGGAACTACCTCAAGCAGGTCGTCGCCGAGCTGCGGAAGGTCATCTGGCCGAACCGTAAGCAGATGGTCGGCTACACGACCGTCGTGCTGGTGTTCCTGGTCTTCATGGTGGCGCTGATCGGTGGGGTCGATTTCGGTCTCGCCAAGCTCGTCATGTGGGTGTTCGGCTGA
- the hadA gene encoding (3R)-hydroxyacyl-ACP dehydratase subunit HadA — translation MGLSAEIVGYHYRHPECYEVGREKIREHAIAVQNDDACFHRESAAAELGHDALLAPLTFISIFGYQAQLAMFEDAGVVISDAQIIHVDQELKFFAPIKAGDKLYYDVYVDSFRQAHGTDIIVTKNIITNDRGDVVQEAYTTLAGRSGEDGQKGFSDGAS, via the coding sequence GTGGGTCTGTCGGCGGAAATTGTCGGGTATCACTACCGGCATCCGGAGTGCTACGAGGTCGGTCGCGAGAAGATCCGAGAGCACGCGATAGCCGTCCAGAACGACGACGCATGCTTTCACCGGGAGTCGGCCGCGGCTGAACTCGGTCACGACGCGCTGCTGGCGCCGCTGACGTTCATCAGCATCTTCGGGTACCAGGCGCAGCTGGCGATGTTCGAGGACGCCGGCGTCGTCATCTCGGACGCCCAGATCATTCACGTCGACCAGGAGCTGAAGTTCTTCGCGCCGATCAAGGCCGGCGACAAGCTCTACTACGACGTCTACGTCGACTCGTTCCGGCAGGCGCACGGCACCGACATCATCGTGACCAAGAACATCATCACGAACGATCGTGGTGATGTCGTTCAAGAGGCCTATACGACCCTGGCGGGTCGTTCGGGTGAGGACGGACAGAAGGGATTCTCAGATGGCGCTTCGTGA
- the rplK gene encoding 50S ribosomal protein L11, with translation MAPKKKKVVGLIKLQIQAGAANPAPPVGPALGQHGVNIMEFCKAYNAATESQRGNVIPVEISVYEDRTFTFVLKTPPAARLLLKAAGIPKGSAEPHKTKVAKISWDQVREIAETKKEDLNANDIDAAAKIIAGTARSMGITVE, from the coding sequence ATGGCCCCGAAGAAGAAAAAGGTCGTCGGGCTGATCAAGCTGCAGATCCAGGCCGGCGCGGCCAACCCCGCTCCGCCCGTGGGTCCGGCGCTCGGCCAGCACGGCGTCAACATCATGGAGTTCTGCAAGGCGTACAACGCCGCGACAGAAAGCCAGCGCGGAAACGTCATCCCCGTCGAGATCAGCGTCTACGAGGACCGCACGTTCACGTTCGTCCTGAAGACCCCGCCGGCTGCCCGGCTGCTGCTCAAGGCTGCGGGTATCCCGAAGGGTTCGGCCGAGCCGCACAAGACCAAGGTCGCCAAGATCAGCTGGGACCAGGTCCGCGAAATCGCCGAGACCAAGAAGGAAGATCTCAACGCGAACGACATCGACGCCGCTGCCAAGATCATCGCCGGCACTGCCCGGTCGATGGGTATCACGGTCGAATAA
- the hadB gene encoding (3R)-hydroxyacyl-ACP dehydratase subunit HadB, with protein MALREFSSVKVGDELPEKTIKLTRQDLVNYAGVSGDLNPIHWDDEIAKQVGLDTAIAHGMLTMGLGGGFITNWVGDPAAVTEYNVRFTSVVPVPNDGIGAELIFTGRVKSVDEESKSVTIALSATTGGKKIFGRAVATAKLA; from the coding sequence ATGGCGCTTCGTGAATTCAGCTCGGTCAAGGTCGGTGACGAGTTGCCCGAGAAGACCATCAAGCTGACCCGGCAGGACCTGGTCAACTACGCCGGTGTTTCCGGCGACCTGAACCCCATCCACTGGGACGACGAGATCGCCAAGCAAGTCGGTCTGGACACCGCGATCGCCCACGGCATGCTGACCATGGGCCTCGGCGGTGGCTTCATCACCAACTGGGTCGGTGACCCCGCTGCCGTCACCGAGTACAACGTCCGTTTCACTTCGGTGGTGCCGGTCCCCAACGACGGCATCGGCGCCGAGCTGATCTTCACCGGCCGCGTCAAGTCGGTCGACGAGGAATCCAAGTCGGTCACCATTGCGCTTTCCGCCACCACCGGCGGCAAGAAGATCTTCGGCCGCGCTGTCGCGACCGCGAAGTTGGCCTAG
- the nusG gene encoding transcription termination/antitermination protein NusG, whose translation MTFDGETPSDESDVTAEAVESVETSGDTVEAADTVDADDTVDADDTVDADDTVDADDTVETADAADAPEATDVVADETVETAAEEPEDEDPAVALKKQLRRQAGEWYVIHSYAGYENKVKANLETRVQNLDVGDYIFQVEVPTEEVTEIKNGQRKQVNRKVLPGYILVRMDLNDESWGAVRNTPGVTGFVGATSKPSALSLDDVVKFLLPQGAAKKPAKATAAAAASESEATLARPEILVDFEVGESVTVMDGPFATLPASISEVNAEQQKLKVLVSIFGRETPVELTFTQVSKI comes from the coding sequence GTGACTTTCGATGGCGAGACACCTTCGGACGAGTCCGACGTGACCGCCGAGGCAGTCGAGTCGGTGGAGACCTCGGGCGACACTGTGGAAGCAGCCGACACCGTGGACGCTGACGACACCGTGGACGCTGACGACACCGTGGACGCTGACGACACCGTGGACGCTGACGACACCGTGGAAACGGCTGACGCTGCAGATGCACCCGAGGCAACCGACGTGGTTGCCGACGAGACGGTGGAAACCGCCGCCGAGGAGCCCGAAGACGAGGATCCCGCGGTCGCGCTGAAGAAGCAGCTGCGTCGGCAGGCGGGCGAGTGGTACGTCATCCACTCGTACGCCGGCTACGAGAACAAGGTGAAGGCCAACCTCGAGACCCGCGTGCAGAACCTGGACGTCGGCGACTACATCTTCCAGGTCGAGGTGCCGACCGAAGAGGTCACCGAGATCAAGAACGGCCAGCGCAAGCAGGTCAACCGCAAGGTGCTGCCGGGCTACATCCTGGTGCGCATGGATCTCAACGACGAGTCGTGGGGCGCGGTGCGCAACACCCCGGGTGTGACCGGGTTCGTCGGGGCTACCTCGAAGCCGTCGGCGCTGTCGCTCGACGATGTCGTCAAGTTCCTGCTGCCGCAGGGCGCCGCGAAGAAGCCCGCCAAGGCGACCGCAGCCGCCGCTGCGTCCGAGAGCGAGGCCACCCTGGCGCGTCCGGAGATCCTGGTCGACTTCGAGGTCGGCGAGTCCGTCACCGTCATGGACGGCCCGTTCGCCACGCTGCCCGCATCGATCAGCGAGGTCAACGCCGAACAGCAGAAACTCAAGGTGCTGGTGTCCATCTTCGGACGCGAGACACCGGTCGAATTGACCTTCACCCAGGTCAGCAAGATTTAG
- the rplA gene encoding 50S ribosomal protein L1 codes for MSKNSKAYREAAEKVDRDNLYTPLQAVKLAKETSSKKQDATVEVAIRLGVDPRKADQMVRGTVNLPHGTGKTARVVVFAVGEKAEAAVAAGADAVGSDDLIERIQGGWTDFDAAIATPDQMAKVGKIARVLGPRGLMPNPKTGTVTPDVAKAVSDIKGGKINFRVDKQANLHLIIGKASFDEVKLAENYGAALDEVLRAKPSSSKGRYLKKVVVSTTTGPGIPVDPSVTRNFTEEA; via the coding sequence ATGAGCAAGAACAGCAAGGCATACCGCGAAGCTGCCGAGAAGGTGGACCGCGACAACCTGTACACCCCGCTCCAGGCCGTCAAGCTGGCCAAGGAGACGTCCTCGAAGAAGCAGGACGCGACCGTCGAGGTTGCGATCCGGCTGGGTGTCGATCCTCGTAAGGCAGACCAGATGGTGCGTGGCACCGTCAACCTGCCGCACGGCACCGGTAAGACCGCCCGCGTAGTGGTGTTCGCGGTCGGTGAGAAGGCCGAGGCCGCTGTGGCCGCCGGCGCCGATGCCGTCGGTAGCGATGACCTGATCGAGCGTATCCAGGGTGGGTGGACCGACTTCGACGCCGCGATCGCGACGCCGGACCAGATGGCCAAGGTTGGTAAGATCGCCCGCGTCCTCGGCCCTCGTGGCCTGATGCCGAACCCGAAGACCGGCACCGTCACCCCGGACGTGGCCAAGGCCGTGTCCGACATCAAGGGCGGCAAGATCAACTTCCGTGTCGACAAGCAGGCCAACCTGCACCTGATCATCGGCAAGGCGTCGTTCGACGAGGTCAAGCTGGCCGAGAACTACGGTGCCGCGCTGGACGAGGTGCTGCGTGCCAAGCCGTCGTCGTCGAAGGGCCGTTACCTGAAGAAGGTCGTCGTCTCGACGACCACCGGCCCGGGTATCCCGGTCGACCCGTCGGTCACCCGGAACTTCACCGAAGAGGCGTAG
- a CDS encoding MBL fold metallo-hydrolase, which produces MPDDRLYFRQLLAGRDFAATDPIAQQMRNFAYLIGDRDTGDCVVVDPAYAAGDLVDVLESDGMHLSGVLVTHHHPDHVGGSMMGYTLAGLAELLERVSVPVHVNAHEADWVSRVTGIAPSELTSHEHGDVVQVGAVPIELLHTPGHTPGSQCFLLDGRLVAGDTLFLDGCGRTDFPGGNVDDMFRSLQALAALPGDPTVFPGHWYSAEPSAPLDDVRRTNYVYRASNLDQWRMLMGG; this is translated from the coding sequence ATGCCTGATGACCGCCTCTACTTCCGTCAGTTGCTCGCCGGCCGCGACTTCGCGGCGACCGATCCGATCGCCCAACAGATGCGCAACTTCGCCTACCTGATCGGCGACCGGGACACCGGCGACTGCGTGGTGGTCGATCCGGCCTACGCCGCGGGTGATCTGGTCGACGTCCTGGAGTCCGACGGCATGCACCTGTCCGGCGTGCTCGTCACCCACCACCACCCCGACCACGTCGGCGGCTCGATGATGGGTTACACGCTGGCGGGCCTGGCCGAACTACTGGAGCGGGTCAGCGTGCCGGTGCACGTCAACGCCCACGAAGCCGACTGGGTGTCCCGCGTCACCGGCATCGCGCCGTCGGAGCTGACCTCCCACGAGCACGGCGACGTGGTGCAGGTCGGGGCGGTGCCGATCGAACTGTTACACACCCCCGGCCACACCCCCGGCAGCCAGTGCTTCCTGCTCGACGGCCGATTGGTGGCCGGCGACACCCTGTTCCTGGACGGCTGCGGCCGCACCGATTTTCCGGGCGGGAACGTCGACGACATGTTCCGCAGCCTGCAGGCACTGGCCGCGTTGCCCGGCGATCCGACGGTCTTCCCGGGGCACTGGTACTCAGCCGAGCCCAGCGCGCCGCTCGACGACGTTCGTCGCACCAACTACGTCTACCGGGCCAGCAACCTGGACCAGTGGCGCATGCTCATGGGCGGCTAG